Below is a genomic region from Aerosakkonema funiforme FACHB-1375.
TTGCAGTCCGAACTTGGTTTTCCCCCTGCGATCGTCTACTACACGCAGATGCCCCTCCGGATTGTTCAAGTAAGCGGGTACTCCCCCGAACCAGCGAGTGCCAAGGAGGTCAGAGCGCTCGCCACTAACGTACTCGATTAGACTTCCGGCGTCGCTTTCGGGAATTTCGTAGATTTCCTTGTGCAATGGCTGAACGTAGCTTGGAATGCGAACTTCCGCCGATTCTACAATCAGTTTGGCACTGCCGTACCCGCCGTCGAATCCTGTTGGTAAAGGTTGGTAAGTTGAGACGATAGGCGTCAGAAATTGGGTAGCGCCAATAGAGTCGCTGAACATGATTAAAATCCTTGAAAGCTTTGATTGACTTAAGACTGAAGTGGTTTTAATGGGGTCAAATTCCCACAAGAAGAGCTTGCCTACTAACGCCTAAATCTGGTTTTTCTTGGCGTTAGTTGGTAGCCACATTTAGATAATAAAAAACCACCCGGTTAAGGTGGTAGTAATTGGTTAACCAGTTAACCAAAGTCATAATCGGTATGAATTACCTTCCTTTCATCCATGAATTATGAATTCGGGTTAGCCGATACCGATGCTCGAAAGTGGGGCTGATTTGCCTGGAACCGAACCAAGCTTTTACCGTGTTGACGCTGGTGCTGGTCAATTGTGCAAGTTCTGCGTAAGTGACTCGCCAGTATGCGGTGAATTCATCAATGGTGATTAACTGACGATCGATTTCCTGGTTAACTTCGATCGCTTGTTCCATCATTTCGGGGCTAGGATATTTGGTGGCTATTCGTAGCATTGTGCAATCTCCTACAAATGGCGCAAGCCCCAGAGTTCATGGCTCTGGGGTTGAACTTTTTAGCGATCGATGACTTTGGATTCGATGTACTGGCCTAGTGCTATCCAGTTCACATCGCGCAGGTTGCGGGGGAACTCCCAGGCTTCGGTTTCTTCCCGAAAGCGATTGCAGAATCTTTTGGCAAAATTACCTAAGTTGCCCGACCCATCGTATAGGCGGTCTGTTTCGCGAAAGAAGTCCTGGTCGTTATCTTCCAAGTATGTTCCGATGAGGAATTCAAGCCAGTCTAAGATGTCTTTTGTCTGTTTGTTGTGGGTGGTAGTTGTCATGGTTGGTTTTTGTCCAGTTCGGGATTCAATTCGGATGCGAGCTTTTCAAATTTGCCTTTTAGCTTTGTTAGCCTCTTAAGTTCCGTTTTGTGCCTCGCGGTTAGTTCATTTGTGAGTTTCGTGATTTCCCGATAATCGGCTGCTGTTTTGTCTTTTTCAGGTTTGTCCTTGATTAGTTGTATTTGAGCCCTAATCTCCGACTCGCTCATTTGCTTGAGTGATTTTTCAGCCATTGGTTTCGTCTCCGTCGATTGCTCGTGAGAAATTACTAAGAAAACCTAACGTCGCGCCCTTTGTACCGCTCAACTAACCGATAATGGTTGGCTTTAAAATCTGCGATGAATCGCTCAACTTCTTTCGTTTGTTCTGGGGTTAGTTGGTTGTTCAGGTCTGGTAAATCGCAGTGCGAAGCTATCCGCCACATAGAATCTGAAATCAGCCTTTGGTTGCCGACGTGCCGTTCCTCAATTCGCGCAATGTGGTCTGCTACATAAAGAGCGGAATGTCCTTTAGTTGGGTCGAATTGCAGCATCTAAACCTCCACAGGCGGTAGTTTGAGCATCACTTGGTTGTCCCTCAGCCAACGCCGTACCTCGTCAGCTTTGGCTGGTGGAAGATATCGGTTTTGGTCGCGGGCTCTCAGCAGTCCTGCGGCGACTCCGATATCTCGGATAATCTGTATTTGTTGGGTAGGTGTGGCTCTTGGGTATGCCTTTACCTTTGCTCGGATGTAAGCGATGTTCATCGCCGTACCTCCGATATCGCAAACGCAAACTCTTTCGCTAGCTGCTGCTGTGCGGGTGTCCTGGCGTCCAATCCGAGCAGTTCATCCTGCAAAAGCATCCGGGCTAACAGCAGGGCTTGGGATGCGGTGCAAACTCCGGTTGCGAGGGTCGTTTTGTAGAAGGTTTCTTGGCGCTTGCACTGCTCTGGGGTGAGCCGGATTTCAGTTAGCGATCGAGGCTTCAGTTTGGCTTGTTCTGGGGTGAGTTTAAGCACTGGCTACCTCCACCGCTTTACCGCTGCCCCGTCCAACTTCGGAAAGCAGAATCCTTGTCAATCGGAGGTATTCATCGGGGGACTTGTAAGAAAGTTCCTCTAGCATCCGAGTCGAAAGAGGATAGCCTAAGTAGTCGTAATTGGCCTTTGAAAGGTTGGGGCAGTCTTCACGAATCGCGGTCAAAAGTAAGATGGCCAGGTCTTGTTTTTGACGATCGTTTAAATGAAGTTTCATTAGGCTACCCCCGGCAAGCACAACTGGCCAGCATTTGAGCAGGTATCCCAAGCTAATTGCGTTTGGGAAATTAGCTGTTTGATGCGTCCAAATTCTTCTTCTGTAAGCGAAGAGGAGTTATCCGAATAGTCTTTGAAGAACAGCGCCCCATCGCAAATTGCATCGAATCCTGGGAATTGGTAGCTGCCTCCGACGAACCAATCCCCTACGGTTTCCAGGTCGGGGGATTCACAGAAATCGTCGGCATGGCCGCAATAGAAAAAGCCATCTTGTAGCAGCGCTTCGGCTACAGTCCTGGCACGGCCTCTAAGCCAGCAGGGGAAATCGTCAGGCATCGCAACGCCCTCCATCGATAAACTGCTGGGCGTTTGCTATGGCTTGGGCTTTGGACTGCCAGCACTGTCCGATGGGACTGCTACATCTGAGGCGATGGGGCAAGACGATCGTCCTTGAGCAACCATCTTTCTGCTGGTTAACGAAAATCCAGAATCCTTCGTAGTGAGTTGAAAGCAAACTTCCCCAGTGTTGTACCGGGGATGTGATTGTTGGCATGATGGTAAAGCCTCCAATTCGTAATGGTTGGGGCCAGAGCCAGCACTGTCCGTGGAAAGAGGGTGCTGGCTTCTGACGTTTTAGGCTATTTATTTGACTACCTAAACGGCTAGAATAGCCGTGTCAACAGCATGGTAACAGAACATACGGGTATTCTCAACCAGAACAACCGTATGTTCACAATACTTCACATCCAAACGTTTTTGGATTGCAGAATATACCGCTATACTTGAGCAGAACACACGGCTATGTCAAAGGAAGGAAGAAAGAGAGTGAAAGGCATCCCGGTTTATTGGGATGAATTGAAATCAAAACGAACATTAACCTTAACAGACACGGCTTGGGAATGCTTAGGCCAAAAAGCCGAGCGGATAGGAGTTAGCAAGTCAGAGCTGATTGAAGCGTTATCAAGGGGAGTTATTCCTGCCTTAACGCTTGAGGATTTAGAAGTGCTGGGAAAGCGTTTGAGGAAATCATTGCCCAAAAGCTCCTAACACTTAAAAATGCGCGAACTGACTTGGAAAATGTTTTGGAATCGCTTGCCAAACTTAAGAGGGAAAATTTGCGCCGATCTAAACAGCAGGAAGTGGAACGGCTGCGAAACTGGATCGGCGAGTGGGAAGCAGAAATTAAACGACTTGAGGACGTGAGATCGCGTCTCTTGGGCGACCGAGAGTAGACTCGCGCCCCTCCATACCATCGATGACAAAAAAACCAGAAAACATCCATTCAGCAACCGACCCCCAGAAATGCCGGGATATGGAGCGGAAGTACGGATGGAAACTAAAAGCAATTAAGCCCACAAGCGACCCGATTCTCAAAGTCGATTGCGTATTCGAGGGTGAGCAAACTTCATTCGAGGACGAACGCTATGAGTGAAACTTGGATTGTTTTTAAAGCTGACGGGATGAGCGCTCCCGGATGGGAGGAACGTTTGTTGCTGCCGTCTGGAAATTTGACCGATATTCTTTGGGAAAACTGGGACTGTTCCGGTGAATTGCCCAAAGTGGGAGAGCGAATTCGCTCCTATGCCGATAATGAAGGCTCCGGCTCAATTACGCACGGATGCGACGGGGATTGGGTAGTATCTCGCATTCTCCAGTTCTCATCTTTCGATATCGACCAGCGAATTGTGGTGTGCTACTGCTCTTATCAACCCATCACCCCCCATTGGGAAAAGCTAACTAGGGGTGCGCCAGTGGCATCCATGCTTCCAGCTACCGAGGTCAAATAGAAAACCAACCCCTTCCAACGTTCAATTTCGCTCTCTCGTAACTCCATGAAAAGTGGGAGTTGTTCTCTTGCTTAAGAAATAAGACAGCCGGGATAAGACAGCTTTCGCTCTAAAGCAGTTTAATAGATCTTCAAATAAAAGATTTTCAGCCAAATCCGTTGTATAAGTGGTTTTATCCCAAATAGCAGCAATTGTTGAGGCTGAAACTAAAAAACGTCACCGATAAAGGAGGAAATTAAGGATCTCCCGTAAAAACGAGTGCAGCCCCGGTGATACACCGGAGCCGCATTGATTGAAAGAGTTGGAACACCGCCGCTCTTACTACAAAGCTAAGGGTTCCTCGTCAAATACTCGCGTCCGCGACACTTACGCGCCGAGACAGAATGTTTTAGTTAGCAATTACATTCTGCCTTATAACGCGATAAAAGTGTTGCACTATAACGAGACTTATTTGAATTTTCTTAGCCAATACTTGAAGAGCGCTTAAAGGGTTCCAACTCCATCTGTCCACCAAAAACGCTAGGAGTAAGGCAGAATGGAGCTTTTACCAAAAAAAGCTAATACTCTCAAAGGCCAAAATCTTTTTGGCCCCACCACCAATACCACCTCTGCAACCAACGGGGAGGTGCTGTAATGGTCGCTCAATTTTCAGAAAGTGGATTGCCCGGAATAGTACGCGCCGCCGCTCTACGCCAGTTAGAATTGCTGGGCTGGACTGGAGGAGATGCGGTGTACCTGCGATTTTTCCAACCGGAGGGAGGATTTGGCGCTAAGCTAGAAGCGACAATACCAGACCTCCCCTGGAGCCAGATAGAACAATTACAAGCTAAAGGGTACGGCTGCTACTTCGTCGTCAACGGCGGCGGACATCGGGACGCCGACGTGCAAAAAGGGCGTGCCATCTTCTACGAACACGACAACCTAGACAAAGAAACTCAGCTATTCTTGTGGCAGTCCTTGGGACTTCCAGAACCCACAATTCAAATCGATACAGGCGGCAAGAGCATCCACAACTACTGGACTTTAGCTGACGACTGCACCGTGGAAGAGTGGCGCTCCCTGCAAGCCGACCTGCTAGAATATGCCGATGCAGACCGCTGCCTCAAAAATCCCAGTCGCGTGATGCGCTTGGCGGGGGCGCTGCATACCAAAACCGGACAGCAGTCTCAGATTATCAGCAGCAGCGGCATAAAGTACAGCTACGTAGAACTCAGATCCATAATCCCACAGAGATCGCAGCCCGCAGCACATGACGCACCAACCCCAGAACCGTTGTGGTCTAGCATTGCAATTCCTCTAGAATTGTGCCTCACAAAAGAACATCGATACTTTATCGCCAACGGCTCTGGCTCTGGCTCGCGCAACAACACAGGAGCAGCCTTAGCCCGCGACATAATCGGCACCGCCGCACGTTTGGACTATCTAGGCATCTCCTATAGCAGCGACCCACGCGGATTGTTAGACAACTATGGCAGTCGGTGCAATCCTCCTTTAGCAGCGCGAGAACTGGATGCGATTTGGAAGTCAGCCCAAAAGAAGAATCCCACAGCCTGCTTATCGGATGACGCCCTCCAAAATTGCGTCAAAGCTTGGCAGCGAAATCAACAATTCCCCACAAGAGGAACCAACAGTAACCGTGCTTCAGGAAATTACAGCGGCAGCAATGGAGGCAACTATTCTAGCGGCAGCAGCAATTTCCCTTATAGCAATGCGGGGAATAGCGCCGACTCAACAGGTCTCGATCTCGACAACGACAACGCTCTTAATGGCGCTGGCGGTAGTTTCCCTAAGAGCAACAACACGAGCAATGGAGCTGGCTCAGATCGAGAACCAGATCGCAGTAAAGATCGTACCGCTCCACAACCAACACCACCAACGCTCTACAACGACATAGCCCAAATTGTAGCTTCTTCAAACAACGCCGAGCATCAACGCGCTCTTCTAATCGAATACAGCTACACCACCGGATATCCCCTCCCTGGATTAGAAAAACTAGCCAGTGGAATCGAATCTCAAATCAGCCGTCAACTATCCGCAGAAGAAGACAAAAACCAATTCACCAAACTAATCGGTTACGGACAACACTCCTTCGATTTGAGGAAAACATTACCGCTTCCCCTAGCCAAAGCACTGCTCACCAAATCAGAATCAGACCGAGTAGATCCCGTTTTCTTCTGGCAATGGCTGCTTCCCGCCGTGGGAATTCAATTAGGCGCTCACATCGGAATCCGAGGAAAAGAAGGAAGCATAGAAGAAGATGACTGGCGAGAATTTGCCATCTTCTGGACTATGGTTGTTGCCCCTCCCTCCGCCGGAAAATCTCAGACCATGAGTGCGATTTTCGCTCCCATCCAAAAACGTTACAAGAAAGCCAAGAACGCTTACAAAAAGCAGCTGCTCAAACTCGAAAAGTTACAGGCCGCTTGGGATAGAATGTCACCAGAAGAAAAAGAAGAAAAAGAAAACACTCCCCAAAACCCCCGCGTCTTCTCAGAAGAAATGCAGGGCGCTCCAGCTAAGAAAATTATAGAAGTGGGTAGCCCGGAAGGTGCCTTTAAGAGGATGTCCGAACTCCCTCCTTCCTCCGGTTGCGCCTTAGCCTTCGACGAACTGATCCGCCTTTTAATGCTAGATCAGTATAAGGATAAAGGTGGAGACACGCGCCAAAT
It encodes:
- a CDS encoding DUF3987 domain-containing protein encodes the protein MVAQFSESGLPGIVRAAALRQLELLGWTGGDAVYLRFFQPEGGFGAKLEATIPDLPWSQIEQLQAKGYGCYFVVNGGGHRDADVQKGRAIFYEHDNLDKETQLFLWQSLGLPEPTIQIDTGGKSIHNYWTLADDCTVEEWRSLQADLLEYADADRCLKNPSRVMRLAGALHTKTGQQSQIISSSGIKYSYVELRSIIPQRSQPAAHDAPTPEPLWSSIAIPLELCLTKEHRYFIANGSGSGSRNNTGAALARDIIGTAARLDYLGISYSSDPRGLLDNYGSRCNPPLAARELDAIWKSAQKKNPTACLSDDALQNCVKAWQRNQQFPTRGTNSNRASGNYSGSNGGNYSSGSSNFPYSNAGNSADSTGLDLDNDNALNGAGGSFPKSNNTSNGAGSDREPDRSKDRTAPQPTPPTLYNDIAQIVASSNNAEHQRALLIEYSYTTGYPLPGLEKLASGIESQISRQLSAEEDKNQFTKLIGYGQHSFDLRKTLPLPLAKALLTKSESDRVDPVFFWQWLLPAVGIQLGAHIGIRGKEGSIEEDDWREFAIFWTMVVAPPSAGKSQTMSAIFAPIQKRYKKAKNAYKKQLLKLEKLQAAWDRMSPEEKEEKENTPQNPRVFSEEMQGAPAKKIIEVGSPEGAFKRMSELPPSSGCALAFDELIRLLMLDQYKDKGGDTRQILLQTFNKPSDLEFERSQQKDAFEFNRLCLQLTGGVQPEKAKKLASDADDGDGLLSRILPAIPTTPDNFDEWSDSKVSVYLMLEQMYDKLHSLHIRLRNFLPESYQVPDEDGLLEPVILDFNPEAKEIWKKWWSKLRREQRRNEHENPALAGFLGKMLGYTLRISLLLHCLDLCFEDELKPESLYVGVGPLERAIYAITYHIGQYRLLQSRNEQEISLPGQLVEMYQYLLRKQTAVNEVQIQNAVYRRCSKSAKPSLAQIRQNCSLLVANGVAERLNDGSKKFLIKAIPISMRGIPTNSAPFSAATCSPEIQTEQGIQTPVVVIPTIPTTPPFSGTPSKESGEEGHILPDTGPPPDVFVEEDPHFDENCRNCRNYAEHEPTEPEIEPVSDVIDGAENGAEDVGNSADKNDGSRDDDPPPTGGGNVPTRPTSPEDGGAAEANFSSQQQSAAPTATNTERPSSKAKGFGPTSSFFSKSRPKGKVASNRAPQNGPKVPNDPIPADSPFQAGVKVRVVVGKYQGKVGTVGKYDAADDQYEVVGVESFSLWWMPKHLELATD